The window TTAATCAAATAGTAGTGAAGAAGAGCACAGATCCCTTTATATCACGTCAAAGTATATTGTAACTGGATTGATTTAGCAATAAGGATTCAATTAAAACTTACTTACGAGTGGAGCTAAGATTATGTACAAAATATTCATTGTAGAAGATGATATGGTCATTGCCAGAACGGTAAAGAACCACCTTCAGTCGTGGGGATTTGAGGTGGAATACGTTTCGGATTTCCAAAATGTTATGATTCAATTTGTTTCGTTTGATCCGCAATTGGTTTTATTGGATATCTCCCTCCCCTTTGTGAATGGGTTTACTTTGTGCAATGAGATTCGCAAAGTATCCAAGGTGCCGATTATTTTTATCTCTTCTGCTTCCGATAATATGAATATAGTCATGGCGATTAATATGGGCGGAGATGACTTTATTGCCAAACCTTTTGACTTAAACGTTCTAACTTCGAAAGTACAAGCTTTACTTCGACGCACCTATGATTTTACCGGACAAACCAATTTGCTGGAACACCGGGGGGCTATTCTGAACACAAGTGACGCGACGCTTACCTTTAATGGGCAAAAGATTGATTTAACCAAAAACGATCAAAAAATCTTGCACGTTCTTCTTGAAAATAAGGGCAAGGCTGTGTCAAGAGATGCCCTGATGACCCGGCTGTGGGAAACGGACAGTTTTATTGATGATAATACACTGACGGTGAATATCAATCGACTCCGAAAAAAATTAGAAGCAATCGGGCTGAATGATTTTATTAAAACAAAGAAAGGACTCGGCTATTTGGTGGACTGATATGAAAAATGGTAACGAAAACTTATTTCTTCTATATTTATATAAAAACTGGAAACCGATAGTCTTGTTCAACCTTTTTGTCCTTATGTTTGCGATTGTTTTTTTGCTTAGTCATCTTCCCCTCGAGCCTATCCTCTACAGCACCCTTTTATGTCTGTATGTTGCCCTCATCTTTTTTATTGTTGATTTTATTAAATTTAAAAAGCGATACAAAATGCTAAAATACGCAAAAAAGACCATTATGGTGCAAATCGGCCAATTGCCTGCCCCAAAGAATGCAATTGAACGACTATATCAAGAACTGCTGCTAATTGTAACGAAAAATAAGAACGAATTGACCGTTCAAGCTGACAATAAACAGAAGGATTTAGTGGATTATTTTACCCAATGGACCCATCAAATCAAAACACCGATTGCTGCGACTCGCCTGCTTCTCCAATCGGAACAAAATGACCAAACTGCCGAGTTGGAAATGGAATTGTTTAAAATAGAACAATATGTTCAATTTGTCCTGCAATATCTTCGTTTAGAAAATATGTCCAATGATCTTGTTTTTAAAAAATATGAAGTTGATGAGATCGTCAAACAAGCAATCCGAAAAAATGCCAAAATGTTTATCCGAAAAAAAATTGCCCTAAACTATTCGGATGTAAACTGTACCGTGTTAACAGATGAAAAATGGCTGCTCATTGTAATTGAGCAGATTCTTTCCAATGCGTTGAAGTATACAAACACAGGCTCTATTTCGATTTATATGGAGAATAAACGACTGATCATGGAAGATACTGGCATCGGCATTCGCGCAGAAGACTTGCCACGGGTATTTGATAAAGGTTTTACCGGCTACAACGGTCGCGCTTTAAAACAATCGACGGGGATTGGCTTGTATCTATGCAAACAAATATTGACCAAATTATCCCACGGCATCGCCATTGAATCAGTAGTGGGAAAAGGAACAAAGGTCATCATTGATTTGGAGACGAAGGAAATCGGGGTGGAATGAGACCGGAAATTATTCAATCTTACAATAATGTAAGTTTGAGTGCTTATTTGTAAGCCAAAACGATGTCTGCGTTTATTACTCCATTGCTATACTAAACATGGAAATAAACGAGAGACGGAGGAATTTTTCATGACATTACTAGAGGTGAAAAATCTAAAAAAAGTGTACACAACCCGTTTCGGCGGCAATCATGTTCAGGCACTTACAGATGTTTGCTTTTCAGTTGAAGCAGGGGAATATGTTGCGATTATGGGCGAATCCGGTTCCGGAAAGACAACGCTATTAAATATTTTAGCAGCACTTGACAAACCGACCAACGGCGAAGTTTTACTTAATGGTAAAGATATCGTATCCATCAGCGAAAAAGATATTTCTGCCTTTCGCCGGCAGAATCTCGGTTTTGTTTTTCAAGACTTTAACTTACTCGATACCTTTTCAATGCAGGACAATATCTTTCTACCGC of the Bacillus sp. 1NLA3E genome contains:
- a CDS encoding response regulator transcription factor; this translates as MYKIFIVEDDMVIARTVKNHLQSWGFEVEYVSDFQNVMIQFVSFDPQLVLLDISLPFVNGFTLCNEIRKVSKVPIIFISSASDNMNIVMAINMGGDDFIAKPFDLNVLTSKVQALLRRTYDFTGQTNLLEHRGAILNTSDATLTFNGQKIDLTKNDQKILHVLLENKGKAVSRDALMTRLWETDSFIDDNTLTVNINRLRKKLEAIGLNDFIKTKKGLGYLVD
- a CDS encoding sensor histidine kinase, whose translation is MKNGNENLFLLYLYKNWKPIVLFNLFVLMFAIVFLLSHLPLEPILYSTLLCLYVALIFFIVDFIKFKKRYKMLKYAKKTIMVQIGQLPAPKNAIERLYQELLLIVTKNKNELTVQADNKQKDLVDYFTQWTHQIKTPIAATRLLLQSEQNDQTAELEMELFKIEQYVQFVLQYLRLENMSNDLVFKKYEVDEIVKQAIRKNAKMFIRKKIALNYSDVNCTVLTDEKWLLIVIEQILSNALKYTNTGSISIYMENKRLIMEDTGIGIRAEDLPRVFDKGFTGYNGRALKQSTGIGLYLCKQILTKLSHGIAIESVVGKGTKVIIDLETKEIGVE